One segment of Triticum aestivum cultivar Chinese Spring chromosome 2A, IWGSC CS RefSeq v2.1, whole genome shotgun sequence DNA contains the following:
- the LOC123187790 gene encoding uncharacterized protein isoform X1, whose protein sequence is MGDAANASRRRRLASILLSRKPRFTDSTNETTATVISRDGFTMKVSFWMADPPQLSIFSIHCCSPPHLQDRPYSEFSVSPRVVGVGAEGRFVLFRAVFNGHYASEYFLYKAGESPLLDRIPSPDEYCDDDRDDLRGVREFGILQLGSHYLVAALCLAPSSDDYHLWIYSSEKKSWITRTLPNPCPVVDRIIPDKVISLGEGLLGWVDLSHGLLMCDLGQDHVSFIPLPELLPGNRYKLKCPIPPTTAKRKIKLEDESFLWFRDLTCVDGVLKFIEMENLAPGIQSNKEGIVYDSDLIMSLERKEDWNSKQLSFGGAWRAVTWTRTFSSNCWRQTCAADVADILVDESLLPGLDMTLGNLYSAFPILSPDGDDILYIKSVLKPSIHDGWVAAVDLGNKAVKAIGKYYLPDDFYYELRYDPQHPFFACTLSRHLDMTPGTEVSACRKIPEEASSSANQPSNSSICVGELNSCEPRSKIQRPWEWAQKNKRARNAVGSIMQNDHISQQLDEKVLELEREIEHELERKKERKTQQQCFKKWDAPCYPPGQSLWPQNNLPARQYFNKPDGPCGPGYASFAPVHGRHNNQPLWLQLPPLKRLFTYSSEFGPHEVPQPSFNNSSGASYHWYPQQLTAPNSFAYGAHTGYGKYQHQWEKPPNTLELPVASWEHSPSPS, encoded by the exons ATGGGCGACGCCGCCAACGCCTCCCGTCGGCGTCGGCTGGCCTCAATTCTCCTCTCCCGGAAACCGCGCTTCACCGACAGCACGAACGAGACCACGGCCACAGTCATATCCAGGGATGGCTTTACCATGAAGGTCTCCTTCTGGATGGCCGACCCACCGCAGCTGTCAATCTTCTCCATCCACTGCTGCAGTCCCCCTCATCTGCAAGACCGCCCGTATTCCGAGTTCTCAGTTTCGCCACGCGTGGTCGGCGTCGGCGCGGAGGGCCGTTTCGTCCTCTTCCGCGCCGTCTTCAACGGCCACTacgcatctgaatatttcctgtaCAAGGCTGGTGAGTCGCCGTTGCTCGACCGTATTCCTTCTCCCGACGAGTATTGTGATGACGACCGCGATGATCTGCGCGGGGTCAGGGAGTTCGGCATCCTGCAGCTTGGCAGCCACTATCTCGTGGCCGCTCTCTGCCTCGCGCCGTCGTCGGATGACTACCACCTTTGGATCTACTCGTCCGAGAAAAAGTCCTGGATCACTAGGACACTGCCCAATCCATGTCCTGTGGTCGACAGGATTATACCCGATAAGGTGATCTcgcttggagaaggcttgctagGGTGGGTTGATTTGTCACACGGCCTGCTGATGTGCGATTTGGGTCAAGATCATGTAAGTTTCATCCCGTTGCCGGAGCTGTTGCCTGGGAACAGATACAAACTAAAATGTCCCATTCCGCCTACCACCGCAAAGAGAAAGATAAAACTAGAGGACGAATCTTTCTTGTGGTTTCGGGATCTCACATGCGTTGATGGCGTGCTCAAATTTATTGAGATGGAGAATCTTGCTCCTGGAATCCAGAGCAACAAGGAGGGTATTGTCTATGATTCGGACTTGATCATGTCGCTCGAGCGCAAAGAGGATTGGAATTCCAAGCAGCTGTCCTTTGGGGGTGCCTGGAGAGCTGTCACATGGACTCGGACATTTTCATCTAACTGTTGGCGCCAGACATGCGCTGCTGATGTCGCTGACATCTTGGTTGACGAGTCTTTGTTGCCCGGGCTGGACATGACATTGGGGAACCTCTACTCAGCTTTCCCCATCCTGAGCCCGGATGGTGACGATATTCTTTATATCAAATCTGTGCTGAAACCTAGTATTCACGATGGATGGGTGGCAGCCGTTGACCTGGGAAACAAGGCAGTGAAAGCAATTGGAAAGTATTATCTTCCGGATGATTTTTATTACGAACTTCGCTATGACCCTCAACATCCTTTCTTTGCCTGTACATTATCCCGCCATCTGGATATGACTCCAG GCACTGAAGTCTCAGCGTGTCGCAAGATCCCAGAAGAGGCTAGCAGCTCTGCAAATCAGCCAAGCAACTCCTCA ATCTGTGTGGGTGAGCTCAATTCCTGTGAACCAAGGAGCAAAATCCAAAG GCCTTGGGAATGGGCTCAGAAAAACAAGCGTGCACGAAATGCTGTTGGGAGTATTATGCAGAACGATCATATTTCCCAG CAGCTTGACGAGAAGGTGCTGGAGCTAGAGCGGGAGATAGAGCATGAGCTAGAGCGGAAGAAAGAGCGTAAG ACACAACAGCAGTGCTTCAAAAAGTGGGATGCGCCATGCTATCCCCCTGGGCAGTCATTGTGGCCCCAAAACAATCTG CCAGCGCGGCAATACTTCAACAAGCCAGATGGACCATGTGGTCCTGGTTATGCATCGTTTGCCCCTGTACATGGTCGTCACAACAACCAGCCACTGTGGCTGCAGCTACCACCATTAAAACGGCTTTTCACTTATAGCAGTGAGTTTGGACCTCATGAG GTACCCCAGCCATCCTTCAACAATAGCAGTGGAGCCAGCTACCATTGGTATCCACAGCAACTTACTGCCCCCAACTCATTTGCCTATGGCGCACACACAGGCTATGGCAAGTACCAACACCAATGGGAGAAGCCTCCCAATACTCTGGAGCTGCCTGTTGCATCTTGGGAGCATTCACCTTCTCCTTCGTAG
- the LOC123187790 gene encoding uncharacterized protein isoform X2 has protein sequence MGDAANASRRRRLASILLSRKPRFTDSTNETTATVISRDGFTMKVSFWMADPPQLSIFSIHCCSPPHLQDRPYSEFSVSPRVVGVGAEGRFVLFRAVFNGHYASEYFLYKAGESPLLDRIPSPDEYCDDDRDDLRGVREFGILQLGSHYLVAALCLAPSSDDYHLWIYSSEKKSWITRTLPNPCPVVDRIIPDKVISLGEGLLGWVDLSHGLLMCDLGQDHVSFIPLPELLPGNRYKLKCPIPPTTAKRKIKLEDESFLWFRDLTCVDGVLKFIEMENLAPGIQSNKEGIVYDSDLIMSLERKEDWNSKQLSFGGAWRAVTWTRTFSSNCWRQTCAADVADILVDESLLPGLDMTLGNLYSAFPILSPDGDDILYIKSVLKPSIHDGWVAAVDLGNKAVKAIGKYYLPDDFYYELRYDPQHPFFACTLSRHLDMTPGTEVSACRKIPEEASSSANQPSNSSICVGELNSCEPRSKIQRPWEWAQKNKRARNAVGSIMQNDHISQLDEKVLELEREIEHELERKKERKTQQQCFKKWDAPCYPPGQSLWPQNNLPARQYFNKPDGPCGPGYASFAPVHGRHNNQPLWLQLPPLKRLFTYSSEFGPHEVPQPSFNNSSGASYHWYPQQLTAPNSFAYGAHTGYGKYQHQWEKPPNTLELPVASWEHSPSPS, from the exons ATGGGCGACGCCGCCAACGCCTCCCGTCGGCGTCGGCTGGCCTCAATTCTCCTCTCCCGGAAACCGCGCTTCACCGACAGCACGAACGAGACCACGGCCACAGTCATATCCAGGGATGGCTTTACCATGAAGGTCTCCTTCTGGATGGCCGACCCACCGCAGCTGTCAATCTTCTCCATCCACTGCTGCAGTCCCCCTCATCTGCAAGACCGCCCGTATTCCGAGTTCTCAGTTTCGCCACGCGTGGTCGGCGTCGGCGCGGAGGGCCGTTTCGTCCTCTTCCGCGCCGTCTTCAACGGCCACTacgcatctgaatatttcctgtaCAAGGCTGGTGAGTCGCCGTTGCTCGACCGTATTCCTTCTCCCGACGAGTATTGTGATGACGACCGCGATGATCTGCGCGGGGTCAGGGAGTTCGGCATCCTGCAGCTTGGCAGCCACTATCTCGTGGCCGCTCTCTGCCTCGCGCCGTCGTCGGATGACTACCACCTTTGGATCTACTCGTCCGAGAAAAAGTCCTGGATCACTAGGACACTGCCCAATCCATGTCCTGTGGTCGACAGGATTATACCCGATAAGGTGATCTcgcttggagaaggcttgctagGGTGGGTTGATTTGTCACACGGCCTGCTGATGTGCGATTTGGGTCAAGATCATGTAAGTTTCATCCCGTTGCCGGAGCTGTTGCCTGGGAACAGATACAAACTAAAATGTCCCATTCCGCCTACCACCGCAAAGAGAAAGATAAAACTAGAGGACGAATCTTTCTTGTGGTTTCGGGATCTCACATGCGTTGATGGCGTGCTCAAATTTATTGAGATGGAGAATCTTGCTCCTGGAATCCAGAGCAACAAGGAGGGTATTGTCTATGATTCGGACTTGATCATGTCGCTCGAGCGCAAAGAGGATTGGAATTCCAAGCAGCTGTCCTTTGGGGGTGCCTGGAGAGCTGTCACATGGACTCGGACATTTTCATCTAACTGTTGGCGCCAGACATGCGCTGCTGATGTCGCTGACATCTTGGTTGACGAGTCTTTGTTGCCCGGGCTGGACATGACATTGGGGAACCTCTACTCAGCTTTCCCCATCCTGAGCCCGGATGGTGACGATATTCTTTATATCAAATCTGTGCTGAAACCTAGTATTCACGATGGATGGGTGGCAGCCGTTGACCTGGGAAACAAGGCAGTGAAAGCAATTGGAAAGTATTATCTTCCGGATGATTTTTATTACGAACTTCGCTATGACCCTCAACATCCTTTCTTTGCCTGTACATTATCCCGCCATCTGGATATGACTCCAG GCACTGAAGTCTCAGCGTGTCGCAAGATCCCAGAAGAGGCTAGCAGCTCTGCAAATCAGCCAAGCAACTCCTCA ATCTGTGTGGGTGAGCTCAATTCCTGTGAACCAAGGAGCAAAATCCAAAG GCCTTGGGAATGGGCTCAGAAAAACAAGCGTGCACGAAATGCTGTTGGGAGTATTATGCAGAACGATCATATTTCCCAG CTTGACGAGAAGGTGCTGGAGCTAGAGCGGGAGATAGAGCATGAGCTAGAGCGGAAGAAAGAGCGTAAG ACACAACAGCAGTGCTTCAAAAAGTGGGATGCGCCATGCTATCCCCCTGGGCAGTCATTGTGGCCCCAAAACAATCTG CCAGCGCGGCAATACTTCAACAAGCCAGATGGACCATGTGGTCCTGGTTATGCATCGTTTGCCCCTGTACATGGTCGTCACAACAACCAGCCACTGTGGCTGCAGCTACCACCATTAAAACGGCTTTTCACTTATAGCAGTGAGTTTGGACCTCATGAG GTACCCCAGCCATCCTTCAACAATAGCAGTGGAGCCAGCTACCATTGGTATCCACAGCAACTTACTGCCCCCAACTCATTTGCCTATGGCGCACACACAGGCTATGGCAAGTACCAACACCAATGGGAGAAGCCTCCCAATACTCTGGAGCTGCCTGTTGCATCTTGGGAGCATTCACCTTCTCCTTCGTAG